Proteins encoded together in one Acipenser ruthenus chromosome 22, fAciRut3.2 maternal haplotype, whole genome shotgun sequence window:
- the LOC117431742 gene encoding melatonin receptor type 1A-like, with product MAEGSSTALLKNISSGYQDEDGLRIPWVVTLLATVLITTIVVDILGNLLVIVSVFRNKKLRKAGHAFVVSLAVADLVVAIYPYPLVLSAIFHDGWSLGYIHCQISGFLMGLSVIGSIFNITSIAINRYCYICHSLKYDKLFSNKNTVCYVILVWVLTILAIVPNWFVESLQYDPRVYSCTFAQSVSSLYTITVVVVHFILPISIVTYCYLRIWILVIQVRRRVKPDNRLKIKPHDIRNFLTMFVVFVLFAVCWAPLNFIGLAVAVNPGLGLAIPEWLFTASYFMAYFNSCLNAVVYGVLNHNFRKEYKRIVMSIIKLPC from the exons ATGGCTGAAGGTAGCAGTACAGCCCTGCTGAAAAACATTTCATCTGGATATCAGGACGAGGATGGACTCCGGATTCCCTGGGTGGTAACTTTGCTGGCTACGGTTCTTATCACAACCATCGTGGTAGACATATtaggcaacctgttggtcatagTCTCGGTCTTCAGGAACAAGAAACTCAGGaaagcag GACATGCCTTTGTGGTTAGTCTGGCTGTAGCAGACCTGGTGGTAGCCATCTATCCGTACCCTCTGGTTCTCTCTGCCATTTTCCATGACGGCTGGAGCCTGGGCTACATCCACTGTCAGATCAGTGGTTTCCTGATGGGGCTGAGCGTTATCGGCTCCATCTTCAACATCACGAGCATCGCCATCAACCGCTACTGCTATATCTGCCACAGCCTCAAGTACGACAAGCTCTTCTCTAACAAGAACACCGTCTGCTACGTGATCCTGGTATGGGTCCTCACCATCCTGGCCATCGTGCCGAACTGGTTCGTGGAGTCCCTGCAGTACGACCCCCGCGTCTACTCCTGCACCTTCGCGCAGTCCGTCAGCTCGCTGTACACAATCACTGTGGTGGTGGTCCACTTCATCCTGCCCATTAGCATCGTGACTTACTGCTACCTGCGGATCTGGATCCTGGTCATCCAGGTGAGGCGACGCGTCAAGCCGGACAACCGCCTCAAAATCAAGCCCCACGACATCCGGAACTTCCTGACCATGTTTGTGGTGTTCGTGCTCTTCGCCGTGTGTTGGGCACCACTCAATTTCATCGGGCTGGCGGTGGCCGTGAACCCAGGTCTGGGCCTCGCCATCCCAGAGTGGCTTTTCACGGCCAGTTACTTCATGGCTTACTTCAACAGTTGTCTCAACGCTGTCGTGTACGGGGTTCTGAACCACAACTTCCGAAAGGAATACAAGAGAATCGTAATGTCCATTATTAAGCTGCCTTGCTAA